DNA sequence from the Candidatus Kaistella beijingensis genome:
ATCCGGAAAGACGAACGGCTCGTAAAATCTGTGGACCGGCTCCGCTAAACTTACAACGATTTTTTTTGAGTGAAACAGTTCCTTTTTGGAGCTGTTTTTTTTCATTTATAAAAAGCTATATCTTTATCGAAAATTATCAATGAAAAAACTTCTTCCTTTCTTCATCTTATTTCTTTTCAATTTAAATTACGCTCAAGAAGTTTCGCAAGAACGTGTTACAAAAGTTCTTTCAACACTTGCTTCCGATGAAATGAAGGGCAGAGAAATCGGCACTCCCGAAAATGATTCCGCCGCAGTTTATATTGCCAAACTTTTTAAGGAAAACAATCTCGATTTCTGTACCGGTGATTCTTATCTCGTTCCTTTTGAATACAAGGGAAAAGTCGCCTACAATGTTTGTGGAATTAAGAAAGGAAAATCGGATAAAACTTTAGCATTTACCGCACATTTCGACCACATCGGTTTTACCAATAAAAAAGGTGACAACGTGTACAACGGCGCAGATGACAATGCAAGTGGCGTGACAACGGTTGTTGGAATTGCTGATTATTTCAAAGAAAAAAAACCCAATTTTTCAATGATGTTCATCGCTTTTAATGGAGAGGAAAAAGGAATGAAAGGTTCCAAAGCAATTGCTGAAAATCCCGCTTTGCACTCGGAATATCAAAATATCAATGCATTATTAAATTTTGAAATGGTGGCGACGGTTTCCCAATTTGGTCCGAATGCGCTTTTCATGACGGGTGACGAATTTTCTAATCTTGATGAACTTTTCAATACCAATGCAGAAAATAGATTAAAAATTTTTCCTGATCCTTACAAAGGCCAACAACTTTTTTACCGTTCAGATAACGTGATGTTTGTTCGAAAGAAAATAATTGCACATTCTTTTTCCACCGTGAATATGAATACAGCGACCCATTATCACCAGTTGAATGACGAATTAAGCGTGGTTGATTTTGGAAATGTTACTCAAATCATCAACAATTTAAGTAAAACTATTGAGAAATTGAAGCCTGAAAACTTTGCTCCGAAATATAGTGAGAATGTAAATTTTAATAAGTAAAACATCTGCTTGAAATTCCGTAATTTTGCGAATTAATTC
Encoded proteins:
- a CDS encoding M28 family metallopeptidase codes for the protein MKKLLPFFILFLFNLNYAQEVSQERVTKVLSTLASDEMKGREIGTPENDSAAVYIAKLFKENNLDFCTGDSYLVPFEYKGKVAYNVCGIKKGKSDKTLAFTAHFDHIGFTNKKGDNVYNGADDNASGVTTVVGIADYFKEKKPNFSMMFIAFNGEEKGMKGSKAIAENPALHSEYQNINALLNFEMVATVSQFGPNALFMTGDEFSNLDELFNTNAENRLKIFPDPYKGQQLFYRSDNVMFVRKKIIAHSFSTVNMNTATHYHQLNDELSVVDFGNVTQIINNLSKTIEKLKPENFAPKYSENVNFNK